The genome window CCTTCCCGGCTTCGCGCAGCGGGGCGAACTGCTCCTCCACAATCACCCGTCGGGGAACCTCGAGCCGTCAGGCCCCGATCTCGAGATCGCCGCGCGGATGCACGACGCGGGGGTGGGCTTCGCCATCGTCGACAACGAGGCCAGCGAGGTCTACGTCGTCGTCGAGGTCCCGCGCGAACGCCGGCAGGCCCCGGTCGACGTGCGCGGGGTCGACGCCCTGCTCGGCGCCGCCGGTCCCATCGCCCGCCTGCACCAGCGCTACGAGGACCGCGCCTCGCAGCGTGGCTTTGCCCGCACGATCGCGCGGCTGTACAACGGCGGCGGGATCGGCGTGCTGGAGGCGGGGACCGGGGTCGGCAAGTCGTTAGGCTACCTGGTTCCGGCGCTGCGCTGGGCCGCGCAGAACGGCGAGCGCACGGTCGTCTCGACCAACACGATCAACCTGCAGGAACAGCTGGTCGGCAAGGACCTCCCGTTCCTCGCCCGCGCGCTCGAGGACCAGCCGGTGCGATTCGCCCTCCTCAAGGGGTGGCACAACTACGTCTGCCTGTTGCGGCTGGAACAGGCGCGCGGCGCCGGGGCGACGCTCTTCGATCCCGGGTCGGTCGCCGACATGGAGGCGATCGCCGCGTGGGCCGAGCGCACCGGCGACGGCAGCTTGAGCGACCTGGTCACCCCGCCCAAGCCCGACGTGTGGGACGAAGTGGCCGCCGAGCCCGACCTGTGCCTGCGGCTGCAATGCCCGCACTTCGATCGCTGCTTCCTCTTTGCGGCGCGGCGGCAGGCGGCGCAGGCCGACGTGATCGTCGTCAACCACCACCTGCTCCTGGCCGACCTCGCGGTGCGCCGCGCCTCGCAGAAGTGGGACGATTCGGCGGTCCTCCCGCCGTACTCCCGCCTCGTCATCGACGAGGGGCACCACCTGGAGGATGCCGCCGCCAGCCACCTTGGGGCGACGGCCACCCGTCGCGGGCTGCAGCGCCTCTTTGGTCGGCTGGAGCGACGCGGCAAGGGACTCCTCCCCACGCTCGCCGCACGCCTCTCGACCCGGAAGGACCTGCTCAGCGTCGCCTCGCTCGACCTGGTGCACGCCCGCCTCTTTCCCTCGGCGGTCGCCGCCCGCGAGAAGGGCGGGGTGGTCTTCGACCTGCTGGACGGCCTCATGCACGAGGCGCGCGTCCCGGTATTGCGGCTGACGGAGACCTTCGCTGATCATCCCATCTGGCGCGCCGGGCTCGCGGCGGCGCTCGAAGACCTGCTGCGCGAACTGGCGCTGCTGGGCGACAACCTGCGCCTCGTCCGCGAGCGCCTGGAGACCGACGAGCAGGCGCTCGAGGCGCAGGCCGCGCTGCTCGGCGAACTGCGCGGTGTGTCGCGCCGCCTGGACAATGCGGGCGATGCGCTGCGCGAGGGGCTCACCCCCGCTGGCAAGCACCCCACCGTGCGCTGGCTCGAAGTGCGCGGCAAGGAGCGCAACCTGGCGGTCACCTCCGTCCCGCTCGACCTCGCCCCGATCCTGCGCGAGGACCTCTTCAAGCGACTCGAGACGGCGATCGTCACCAGCGCCACGCTCTCGACCGACGGCAAGTTCGACTTCGTGCGCGCGCGCCTCGGCCTCACGGAGGACGACGTGGAGCCGGAGACGCAGGTCTTCCCCTCGCCCTTCGACTATCCGTCGCAGGCGATGCTCGCGGTCCCGACCGACATCCCGGCGCCTAACGTCGATCCGCGCGGGCACTTCGAGGCCGTGGTCGATGCGATCGCCGAGGTGGCGCATGCGGCTGGCGGTGGGGTCTTCGCCCTGTTCACCTCGCACCGCGACGTACGCGAGGCGGCGCAGGTGCTGCGCGAGCGTGGCGTCGACCAGCGCTTCCCGTTGATGGTGCACGGCGAGGACGGGCGGGCCGCCCTCCTGCGCCGCTTCACCGACGCTGGACACGCGATCCTGCTCGGCACGTCGTCCTTCTGGGAAGGGGTCGACGTTCCGGGCGATCCGCTGCGGGCCCTCGTCCTGAGCAAGCTCCCCTTCAAGGTCCCCACCGAGCCGCTCACCGCGGCGCATTGCGAGGCCATCGCCTCGCGCGGTGGCGATCCCTTCCGGGAGTACATGATCCCCCACGCCGCCTTGCGCCTCAAGCAGGGTTTCGGGCGCCTCATCCGGACGGCGACCGACCAGGGGGTGGTGGTCCTGATGGATCCGCGCGCCGAGTCCAAGCCGTTCGGCCGTGAATTGGTGGAGGGGCTCCCGCCCGCCCGCCGCGTGATTGCGCCGTGGTCGGAAGTGGCCCGCGAAATCACCCGATTCTACGCCCGCCCGGGGAAGCCGAAGCTGGGCTGACGCGGTAACTTAGGAGAGGCGTTCACACGGAGAAGGCTGGTCCCCTGCCAGCGGTGGGGGTGCTAGCTCTCGTCTTCTCGTCTTCCCGTCTTCCGTCTTCCCGTCTTCCCGTCTACCCATGACGCGTCCCTCAAAGATCGTCTGCATCGGCCGCAACTACGTCGACCACGCCAAGGAGCTCGGCAACGACGTTCCCAAGGAACCGCTGTTCTTCCTCAAGCCGCCGTCGTCCCTCATCGGTGACGGCGACGCGATCGTGCTCCCGCCGCAGTCGGCCCGGGTGGAGTTCGAGGGAGAGATCGCGATCGTGATCGGGAAGACGCTCAAGAACGCGACCGAGGCCGAGGCCGTCGCCGGCGTGGCCGGGGTGGTTGCCCTCAACGACGTCACGGCGCGCGACCTGCAGTTCAAGGACTCGCAGTGGACACGCGCGAAGGGGTTCGACACCTTCTGCGCCGTTGGAACGCCAAAGGAAGGGACCTTTGACTTCGGCGCCCTCGAGGTCGTGACACGCGTCAACGGCGTGGAACGGCAGCGGGCGCACGGCTCCGACATGGTCTTCTCGGTTCCGTACCTCCTGTCCTATGTCTCGCACGTCATGACGCTCGAGCCGGGCGACCTCATGGCGACCGGGACTCCCGCCGGCGTGGGGCCGCTCTCGGCTGGTGATGTCGTGGAAGTGGAGATCGTGGGTGTCAGCTCTGTGAAGAATTCTGTTCGATAGCCGACGGATTCACGCCGCAACACACGGCGATGGAAACCCGTTGATCCATCAGGGTTACCAAGATCGGGCGCCCTTCGCTCCAGGCCGCGGTCATTCCTCCCCTCCTCGATGCTGACACTGCAACGGCACCACAACCGAGACCTTCCCGCGCCCGCCGCCCGATCGGCGCGCGCGACGGCGATATCGGTGGTGGTGCACGTGTTCGTGGTCATCGGCCTGCTGCAGGCGCTGCAATCGACTGGCGCCATCCAGCGCATCTTCGTGACGCGCACCTTCTCGTTCGAACAGCCGAGGGAGCGCCTCCAGTACCTCACCGTCACGCCGCCCCGGGTCAAGCCGGTGCAGCCGGTGGTCGAAGCCCCGCGCCCGACCGCCTCGCGCGCCTCGGTCGAGGGGGCGGAGCGGGCCGGGCGGACGCAGGGGGGGGCGACCACGACCGAGGGGCCGGCCATCCCGACCGTCCCGCTGGTTGCCCCGAGCACCGTCCCTACGGGGGTGCCCGCCCCGGGGGCGGGCTTCGACGTGAACGTCGGGACTCCGGCCACGGGGCCGCTGGCCAGCGGGCGCGGGGCGGTGAAGGGACTCCAGCCCGGCTACGTCGACCCGCGCCTGTGGCCCAACGCCGCGGCGATCGAGTACGCGCCCAAGACCGACGAACAGCGCCTCGACTCGGCGGTCGTGTCGAGCATCATGCGCTATCGCGACTCGGTCCTGGCCAACACGTACAACCCCAACAAGTTCGAGCGCGGCGACTGGACCTACCGCACGAAGGACGGCAAGCGCTACGGGATCGACCAGCAGTTCATCCGCCTGGGGAAGTTCTCGATCCCCACGGCGCTCCTCGGACTGCTCCCCCTCAACCAGATGCAGGGGAACCCGGTCGAGAACGAGCGTCAGGCGCGGCTGGCGGCGATGCGCGTCGACATCATGCAGGGGGCGCAGGCGGCGATGAACGAGGAAGAGTTCCGCCAGGCGGTGAAGAAGATCCGCGCCCGGAAGGACAAGGAGCGCAAGGAAGCGGAGCAGCGGAAGAAGGCCGAGACCAAGCCGATCTCGTAGGAGACCAGGCGTGTTGCGCCTGGCGGCATCGACGGCCGCCCTCTGGGCGCCGCGACCGGCTTAACCGTCGGCGTCGGGAACGTCCGGTGCGTCGTGCCAGGTGCGAAAGACGGCGGTCACGACGCCCAGCACGGAGAAGTCGTCGCTCGGCCCCAGGAAGAGCTCGCGCGCGTCGCCGTTGGTGGCCGTGAGCGAGAGCACCGCACCCTGACGCTGCACCACGCGCACCAGGACGTGCGACCCGACGCGCGCCGCCACCAGGTCGCCGTCGCGCGCTCGCGTCGACGGGGCGATGAGGACCCAGTCGCCGTCGTGCACCCCACGGGCCATCATCGCGTCGCCGCCGTGGCGCAGGAAGAAGGCGTCGCTGGCCGGGACGAAGGCGCGGTCCATTGCCACCCAGCGCTCGCGGTTCTCGTTCGTTAGGTGCGGCTCGACGGGATTGACGCGCGCGTACAGCGGCACCGGTTGCACCTGTCCCATCGACGACCAGCCCACGATGCGCACGCCGCGCGAGCGCGCGCCTTCCCGCTCGATGAACCCCTTGTCGGCCAGCGCCTGCAGCACCTCGGCCACCGTCTTGGTCGACTTGATGCGAAAACGCCGCCCGATCTCCCGGACGCTCGGCTGGTACGTGTTCTGTGCCAGGAAGTCCAGGAGGTAGTGGTAGACGCGCCGTTCGAGCGGCGAGAGCGGGTCGTTCATGTCGTCGGGAGGGGGCGATGGCCGGCGCGAGGCGGGCGGACGACGATGCACCGCCCGGGGCGCAGCGTCAACCGGTCACGTTCCCGAGCCGGGAGCGCTCAGGTGCACGACGGCGCGGTCGAGGCGCGCGAGCGAGCGGTCCCGACCGATCGCCAGGAGGACATCGAAGATGCCAGGGGTGGCCGCGACGCCGGTCAACGCCACGCGCATCGGCTGGAAGATCTTCCCAGCCCCGACCCCGCGCTGTTCGCCAAGCGACCGCAATGCGCCCTCCATCGCCTCGGCGCTCCACTCGCTGGCCGCCAGGCAGTCGCGGACGGCGCGGAGGAGGTCGGCGCTCGCCGAGGCGTCCTTCCACTGCTTGGCGACCGCATCGGCATCGTAGGCGAAGTCGTCCAGGAAGTAGGGGCGACACTGCGCCACGAGCTCGGGGACGGTGCGCGCGCGGACCCGCAGCAGCTCGAGCAGGCGGTGCCACCAGTCCGTGCGCGCCTCGAGCTCCTCGGCGGTCGCCAGCCCGGCCTCGACCACGAACGGGCGGAGGTAGGCATCGAGCGGCCCGATGGGCGCCTGGGCCAGGTGCTGCCCATTCATCCACTCGAGCTTCTTCGCATCGAACACGGCCGCCTTCTTGAGTAGCCCGTGGGCCGAGAAGTAGTCGATGAGCTCCTGGCGCGTCATGACCTCGCGATCGCCTCCCGGCGACCAGCCGAGCAGCGCCAGGAAGTTGCACATGGCGTCGGGAAGGATCCCGAGTTCGCGATAGTCGCCCACGGCGGTGGCGCCGTGCCGCTTGGAGAGCTTCTTCCCGTCCATCCCATGGATCATCGGGAGGTGGGCGAAGGTGGGCAGGGCCGCGCCTAACGCTTCGTACAGGAGGATCTGCTTCGGCGTGTTGGAGATGTGGTCATCGCCGCGCATGACGAGCGTGATCCCCATCGCGATGTCGTCGGAGACGACCGCCAGGTTGTAGATCGGCGTCCCGTCGGAGCGCAGGATGATGAAGTCGTCGATGTCCTTGTTGGGGAACTCGATGTGCCCGTGCACGAGGTCCACCCAGCCGGTCGCCCCTTCGGGGACCCGGAAGCGGATCGTATACGGGTCGCCGCGGTCGAGGCGCGCCTGTAGCTCCTCGGGTGAGAGCTCGGCCATGCGCCGGTCGAAGTGGAACTGCTCGCCGCGGGCCTCGGCCTCCCAGCGCAGGTGATCGAGTTCCTGCGCGGTGGTGAAGTCGTGGTAGGCTGCCCCCGAGTCGAGGAGGCGATAGGCGTCGGCCTGGTGCCGCGGGAGATTGGCCCCCCTGGAAGGTGACCTCTTCGTCCCAATCGAGGCCAAGCCACTCCATCCCCTCGAAGATGGCGCGCGTGCTCTCGTCGGTGCTGCGGGCGCGGTCCGTATCCTCGATGCGGAGGAGGAACTTGCCGCCGGTCTTGCGCGCGTAGAGCCAGTTGAAGAGCGCGGTGCGCGCCCCGCCGACGTGGAGGTAGCCGGTGGGCGAGGGGGCGAAGCGGAGGCGCGGGGGTGTGGTCACGCGAAGATCGATGGAAGGGGCACTCGGGTCCGTCGCGCGCTGGTCGAGTCGCGCCGAACGCGAGACGGGAGACGGAGGACACTTTCGTCTCCCGTCTCCCGTCTCGAAGCTGCTGTTGTTGTCACGGAGACGGAGGGATTCGAACCCTCGATACAGGTTGACCCCGTATGCCGGTTTAGCAAACCGGTGCCTTCAGCCTCTCGGCCACATCTCCCAGGGCGTGCTTTTGTCTGTCCGGGCGCTTCAGGAGCTTTGTCGGACCGGGAGGATGTTAGTCCCGGGTGGGGGAGAGGTCAACGGACCGGGGGGAACGCGGGCCTCGCCGAGACGGCGACGGACGCGAACACCGAGCGAGAGCGGAGGGCAAGGGATTCGAACCCCTAAGTCCTTGCGGACGCCGGTTTTCAAGACCGGTGCAATAGCCATTCTGCCAGCCCTCCCGATCTTGGGATTATGACGGAGGAGCGCTCCGTGGGCAACGGGGCATCCCTCTCCGGGCTCCTCGGCGGAAGCGGCCTCACCCCCCGCGCCACGCATCCCCGTTGCGCCGCGCGCGATCGCTCAGGCCCGGGTTGCCAGCGCCATCGCCACCGCCTGGACCACTCCATCGTCCTCCACGTTCCCCACCACGTGGCGGGCGAGCGCCAGCGCCGGCGGCTCGGCGTTCCCCATCGCCACCGGCCACCCCACCAGCCGCAACGCGGGCGTGTCATTGAGTCCATCGCCTACGTACATCACGTTTTCGAGCGCGACGCCGTACGCGGTGGCGATGGCGCGGACGGCCGATCCCTTGTCCACGCCGGTGCGCGTGAGGTTGACGAAGACGTGATCGGGGAGCGCCGGCCCTAACGAGGGTGAGACCTCGAGGCCGGGATGGGGTTCGGCGAGTACCGCCGCCAGCTCGTCGTGCGCCAGCAGCCACTGGGCGCGCACCACCGGTGGGGGCAATGACTCGAACGCCCGGGGGGCGAAGGCGAGGCCCAGCAGCGAGGCGTGCACGCGAGCAATCTCCGACACGCTCTCCGTCACGTACTCGTCGTCGCTGTACAGCTCGAGCGGACGGTCACACGCGCGGGCACGCGCCACCAGCATGGACACGGTCTCGGGTGCGAGGGCGCTGGACTGCGAGCCTCCGCTGCCCAGGTGAAGGACGCTGGCCCCATTCTGGAAACAGTGCCACCCGGCGGCGTCGACGCGCAGGGCCAGGTCGCGCGTGACGCCGAAGCCCGGACGCCCGGAGCAGATCGCCAGCTGCACGCCGGCGTCCCGTGCCCGGGCGAGGGCGTCCCACACGCCATCACGCACAGCACCGGCGGCTCCGAGCAACGTCCCGTCGACGTCGAGGCAGATCAGCGCGACGGCGCCGTCGCGCGATGGGGCAGGGCGCGTCACGCCACCTCAGCCGTCAGCTGCAGCGGTGCGGCAGGCGGACACGCCATCAGGACGTTGCGCCGACGGGTGCCGCGCTCGCCATTGCCGCCGCGATCCCCGCGGCGTCCTCTCCAACGATCACGTGCACGACCCCGCCGTCCAGGCGCATGACACCGCGGGCTCCGGCCCGCGCGAGCGCCCCGTCGTCCGCCCGCGCCGGATCGACGAGCACGACGCGCACGCGCGTGATGGCGACCGCCTCGTGGGCCTGGATGTTTCCCGCGCCCCCGAGCGCCGCGACGAGTTCAGCGGCGCGTGTGCGATGCCCCGGAGTGATCGTGACGGCTGCCGCCGAGGCGGCTTTGGCGGCGGCACCGTTGGGCGCCGTGTCGGTGGGCACACCCCAGCGGTACTGCGCCCCGCCGCGGCCTGTGGATGCGCCAGGATGTACTCCTCCATGTCGGTCTTCAGGTTCTCCGAGCGCGTCCCGAAGATGGCCTGCATCCCGTCGCCGACCTTCACCACGCCCGCGGCGCCTAACGCCTTGAGCGCGTCGGCGCTGGCGCGCGACACGTCGTGCAGGTCGACGCGCAGGCGGGTGATACAGGCGTCGAGGTTCTTGATGTTGCCCGCCCCCCCGAACGCCGCGACGAGCCGTCCCGCCATGCTGTCGCCCGCACCGGCGAGCGCCCCATCGCCCGTTGCCGCCCCCCCCGACTCGTCAGGCAGCGCGACGGCGTCCTCGATCTCGCGTCCCGGCGTCTTGAGGTCGCGCTTGAGGATCATCGTGCGGAAGAGCGTGAAGTACAGCAGGGCCCACAGCGGCCCGAGCCAGAGGAACCACAACCCCCGCGTCGAGTTGGAGAAGAGGACGACGTAGTCGATGAGCCCGTGCGAGAACGTCGTGCCGTGCCGGATCCCCAGTTCCACCGAGACGAAGTACGCGAGCGCGGCCAGGAGCGCGTGCACGATATACAGGAGCGGCGCCACGAACATGAAGGCGAACTCGATCGGCTCGGTGATCCCGGTGAGGAACGACGTGAGCGCCGCCGAGATCATGATGCCGCCAACCTTGGCGCGGTTCTCCGGGCGGGCCGTGCGCCACATCGCGATCGCCGCCGCCGGCAGCCCCCACATCTTGAACAGGTAGCCCCCCGCCAGGTACCCCGCCGTGGGATCGCCAGCTGCAAATCGGGGGATCTCGCCGGTGAGCACCTGCCCGGTGGTGGGATCGGTGAACTGTCCCACCTGGAAGAAGAACGGGACGTTCCAGATGTGGTGCAGCCCGAACGGGATGAGCGAGCGCTCGACGACCCCGTAGATCGAGAAAGCCAACGCGGGATTGCTGCTCGCCGCCCAGTGCGAGAAGACGTCGATCTGGTGCCCGATCGGCGGCCAGACGACGCTGAGCACGATCCCGGCCAGGACGGCGCCGAGCGCCGTCAGGATCGGGACCGAACGCTTGCCGGCGAAAAACCCGAGGTAGGCGGGGAGCGTAACGCGATAAAAGCGATTGAACAGGAGGGCGGCCACGGTGCCGATCAGGATCCCGCCGAAGACGCCGGTCTCGATCGACGGCATCCCCAGGATCTGCTTGGGATCGTAGCCCACCAGCGGGGCCATGACCCCCATCGTGGCGATCATGACCGCGAACCCCACCACCGCGGCCAGCGCCGCCACACCGTCGTTCCCCGTCAGCCCCAACGCCACACCGATCGCGAAGATGAGCGGGAGGTTCCCGAAGATCGCGTTCCCGGCCTGGGCCATGACGCTGGAGACGATGGCCGGGAGCACGCTGAACTTGGCGCTCCCCACGCCGAGCAGGATGCCGGCCGCCGGGAGGACCGACACCGGGAGCATCAACGACTTGCCGATCTTCTGCAGCCACCCGAAGGCGGCGCGTCCCTGACTCATCTGGGAGTGCTCCGAAGGAGAAGTGGCGTCACGCGTGACACCGAGAAAGCGATCCGACCTTACCCATGACGCGCCGCGACGATGGCCCGCACCTCGGCCCCGTCGGCCGCATCGAGGGCCTGTCGCGCCGTGTCCTGGCACTCGGCGAGCGACAGCGAGCGCACGCGCGCCTTCACCGCCGGCACCAGCGGAATGTCGGCACTGAGTTCGTCCACGCCGAGTCCTACGAGGACGGGGATGGCGTGCAGGTCGCCGGCCAGTGCACCGCAGATGCCGACCCAGCGCTTGTGGGCGCGTGCCCCGGCCACGGTGCGCTCGATGAGGCGCAGCACCGACGGGTGCAACGCGTCGACCTGCGGGGCGAGGCGCGGGTTGGTACGGTCCATCGCCAGCGTGTACTGCGTGAGGTCGTTGGTCCCGATCGAGAAGAAGTCGGCCTCGCGCGCGAAGCGCTCGGCGATGAGCGCCGCCGCCGGAATCTCGATCATGATCCCGACCGGGATGGGCGCCACGCCTAACGCTTCGCGTTCGTGGTCCACCAGCGCCTTGGCGGCGCGCCACTCGGCCAGGGTGGCGATCATCGGGAACATCATCGCCACCTTCCCGGTCTTCGACGCGCGCAGGATGGCCCGCACCTGCGTGCGGAACAGCTCGGGGCGGGCCAGCGTGAGGCGGACGCCGCGCTCTCCCAGGAAGGGGTTGAGCTCGGTGGCCACATCGAGGTAGGGGAGCGGCTTGTCGCCCCCGACGTCGAGCGTGCGGATCACGAGGATGCGCTCTGGACCGAGCGCGCGCGCAACGGTCCGGTAGCTGTTGGTCTGCTCGTCCTCGTCGGGCGCGGTGCGCCGATCCATGAAGAGGAACTCGCTGCGCAGCAGCCCCACCCCCTCGCCCCCCACCTCGGGGACGCGAGCCCCCTCTGCCACCGCACCGATGTTGGCCACCACTTCCATGCGATGGCCGTCGCGCGTGATCGCTGGCGCCATCGCCAGCGCCAGTTCACGTCCGCGACGGTCGGCATCGACCGCCTGTCGCTCGACGATGCGCGCCTCGTCGGCCGCGCTCGGCGCCGTGTTGACCGTCCCGCGGTCACCGTCCACGGCCACGCGAGTGCCGGCGGGGAGAGCAAGAATGCGGGGGTCGACACCGGCGACCGCCGGGAGCCCCAGTCCGCGCGCGAGGATGGCCACGTGCGACGTCGCACTCCCCATCGTCGTGCACAGGGCGCGAACGCGCGTGCGGTCGAGTCCTGCCGTGTCGGACGGCGTCAGGTCCTCTGCCACGACGATCGAGTCGGGGGGCACGTCCACCGGTGCCGAGCCACCAACGAGGAGATGCAGCACGCGTCGCCCGACGTCGCTGAGGTCGGTGGCGCGACCGCGGAGGACGGCGTTGTCGAGTGCGTGCAGCCGGTCGACTTGCGAGCGATAGGCCTGGCGCCAGGCGTGCGCGGCCGAGTCGCCGGCGCGGATGTGCGCCGCCGCCCGGTCGAGCACTTCGGGGTCCTCGAGCAGTTCCTGGTGCGCGACGAAGATGGCCGCATGGTCGGCATCGGCCTCTGCACTCAGGCGCTCCCGCAACCCCTCGAGCTGGAGGTGAGCCGCAGCGATCGCTGATTCCATCGCGCGCTGTTCCTGGATGGGATCGGCCCCTCGCTCCTCCACGACCGCTTCGTCGTGACGCAGATGGAAGACGTGTCCGATCGCGAGCCCCGGCGACGCCGCAACGCCGCGCAGCACCCCCTCGGCCAGCGGCTCCGCTGGAGTCACGGCGGCTGGAGCGGCGGCGGCGGGCCGAACGTGACTCGCGGACTCGCGCGCCAACTCGCCCGCGGACGCATCGAGGTCGGTGGCCAGGATGCCGAGCAGTGCCGCGATCGCCTCGGCCGCGTCGGCGCCACGTCCGACGACGGTAAGGGCGTCGCCGCCGCCCACCTCGAGCGCCATGATGGAGACCACACTGCGGGCGTTGGCTTCGCGATCGCCTTTCTGCAGCCGCAGGTCGGCGGCAAAGCGCCGGGCCGTGGCCGCGACAACGGCGGCGGGACGCGCGTGGAGTCCGGTGCGCGAGGCGACGACCACCGGTGGCGAGGTAACGGTGTCGGCGCCGGCGTCGACTGGTGCGGCGGCCGTGCTGGCCGCGGCCGGGATGTCGATCTCCAGAAGGACATCGCGTCCGGCGACCACCGTCCCCGTGCGTGGCCGGAGCGCGGAGATGCGGTCGACGTTGGAGACCAGGATTTCCGTCAGCAGCGATCGCGCGCGACGAGCGACGACATCGGCGTCGAAGCGGAGGAGGAGCTCGCCGGCCCGCACCTGCTGCCCCGCCTTCACGGCCGGATGGAAGCCGGCCCCCTGCAGCAGTACGGTATCGAGCCCGACGTGGATCACGAGCTCGAGCCCGGCCACGTCGAGTGTGACCGCGTGCGCGGAGCGGTGCACCTGCCGGACGACGGCATCGCACGGCGCGACGATCTCGTTGCCGACAGGGTCGATGGAGATCCCATCGCCGGCGAGGCGCTGGGCGAAGACGGGGTCGGGGACCTCGTCGAGAGGGACGACGACGCCCGAGACGGGGGCGAGCAGCGTCAGCGTCGTGTAGGCGGCGATCGGCGCGATGAGGGGCTCCGGCATGGGATGCGAGGTGACGCAGGGAATCGTGGCGAGCGGAAGCCCCGATTGGAAGAGGCTCGCACGGTCCCCTCCGCATCTGCTCCTGCTGACTCGCGATCGCGCCCGGGCCGGCGCATCTTCACGCCCATGCGAGACTTCTCCGCCTGCCGCCGCCCCCGCGCTGTTTTCGTCGCCGTCGCCGCGGCCTGTCTCACCCTTGCGGTTCCGCTCGTGCTGCGTGCCCAGCCGTCCACACGCGCCCGGGCATGGGAGGGGACGCTCACTCTGCCGACGTACGACGAAGGGCGGCCGGACGTGAACCCGCCCTTCGACCTCCTGCAGCCGGCGGGGCGCCCCAACTATCCGTACACCATCCGCGACGTCCTCACCGACGTGCGGCGGCCGCGCGCCTGGCGCGCCCTCTTTCTCGAGAACGAGTACCTCAAGTGCTCGGTCCTCCCCGACCTTGGCGGGCACCTGTACTCGTGCACCGACAAGGTGAACGGCCAGGAGATGTTCTACGCCAACGGGTCGATCAAGGTCTCCAACATCGCTTATCGCGGGTCGTGGGCGGCCTTCGGGATCGAGTTCAACTTCCCGGTCTCGCACAACTGGATGACGACCTCGCCGGTGGACTTTGCCCTGCGCGAGGAGGCGGACGGCAGCGCCTCGGTCTGGGTGGGGAACGTCGATCGGCCCTACGGGATGCAGTGGACGGTGAAGCTCACCCTGCGCCCCGGCACGGCGCTGTTGGAGCAGCACACCACGCTCTACAACCGCAGCGACGTGCGCCGCCGCTTCTACTGGTGGACCAACGCCGGGGTGCGCGCCTTCGACGACACGCAGATCCTCTACCCCATGAAGTTCACCGCGTCGCACGGCTTTGCCGACGTCGACACCTGGCCGGTGGATTCTCGCGGGACCGACAACTCCGTCCTGAAGAACCACATCTACGGCCCGGTGTCGCGCTTTGCGCATGCAAGCCGAGAGGGGTTCATGGGGATCTGGCATCCGCGCACCAACGCCGGCGTCGCGCACTACGCCCCGCCCGAGGAACTGCCGGCCAAGAAGATCTGGTCGTGGGGGGTGGACGCCGATGCGCTCGATTGGCGGCGCCAACTCTCCGACGACTCCAGCGCCTACGTGGAGATCCAGGCGGGGCTCTTCCGCGACCAGGAGACGTACGGCTTCCTGCAGCCGCAGGATGCGGTGTCGTTTCGCGAGTACTGGATGCCGCTGCGCGCGATCGGGGGGCTCACGCGGATGAACCCCAACGGGGCGTTGCACCTCGAGGCGGTGCAGGTGGGCGCGGACTCGCTGGAGATTCGCGCGACGGTGCAGCTGACGAGGCGACTCGATGGCGGGCGCGTGACGCTGGCGGCAGGGCGCACGGAAGCGACGGCGACGACTGGGCTTTCGCCCGACCGCGTCACGCGGCTCGTCGTGCGCGTCCCCCAGGGAACACCACCGGCGCACGTCGAGCTTCGCGGGGCCGACGGCACCGTCCTGATGCAGCACACGCAGGGCGTCTTCGACTATCTCCCCGACTCGCTGGTGAAGGTGGGTCGGCAGCCCGCGCACGCCTGGCGTGCCCCGGTCGAGCGTCGCGAGGGCGACTGGCTCTCGTACGGCGAGG of Gemmatimonadota bacterium contains these proteins:
- a CDS encoding helicase, with protein sequence MPAADASARIAPNAAAAVRAAIRLAGGREVCFVCKVDEREVIVGARVVARGDVKSVLALPGFAQRGELLLHNHPSGNLEPSGPDLEIAARMHDAGVGFAIVDNEASEVYVVVEVPRERRQAPVDVRGVDALLGAAGPIARLHQRYEDRASQRGFARTIARLYNGGGIGVLEAGTGVGKSLGYLVPALRWAAQNGERTVVSTNTINLQEQLVGKDLPFLARALEDQPVRFALLKGWHNYVCLLRLEQARGAGATLFDPGSVADMEAIAAWAERTGDGSLSDLVTPPKPDVWDEVAAEPDLCLRLQCPHFDRCFLFAARRQAAQADVIVVNHHLLLADLAVRRASQKWDDSAVLPPYSRLVIDEGHHLEDAAASHLGATATRRGLQRLFGRLERRGKGLLPTLAARLSTRKDLLSVASLDLVHARLFPSAVAAREKGGVVFDLLDGLMHEARVPVLRLTETFADHPIWRAGLAAALEDLLRELALLGDNLRLVRERLETDEQALEAQAALLGELRGVSRRLDNAGDALREGLTPAGKHPTVRWLEVRGKERNLAVTSVPLDLAPILREDLFKRLETAIVTSATLSTDGKFDFVRARLGLTEDDVEPETQVFPSPFDYPSQAMLAVPTDIPAPNVDPRGHFEAVVDAIAEVAHAAGGGVFALFTSHRDVREAAQVLRERGVDQRFPLMVHGEDGRAALLRRFTDAGHAILLGTSSFWEGVDVPGDPLRALVLSKLPFKVPTEPLTAAHCEAIASRGGDPFREYMIPHAALRLKQGFGRLIRTATDQGVVVLMDPRAESKPFGRELVEGLPPARRVIAPWSEVAREITRFYARPGKPKLG
- a CDS encoding fumarylacetoacetate hydrolase family protein codes for the protein MTRPSKIVCIGRNYVDHAKELGNDVPKEPLFFLKPPSSLIGDGDAIVLPPQSARVEFEGEIAIVIGKTLKNATEAEAVAGVAGVVALNDVTARDLQFKDSQWTRAKGFDTFCAVGTPKEGTFDFGALEVVTRVNGVERQRAHGSDMVFSVPYLLSYVSHVMTLEPGDLMATGTPAGVGPLSAGDVVEVEIVGVSSVKNSVR
- the lexA gene encoding repressor LexA, which codes for MNDPLSPLERRVYHYLLDFLAQNTYQPSVREIGRRFRIKSTKTVAEVLQALADKGFIEREGARSRGVRIVGWSSMGQVQPVPLYARVNPVEPHLTNENRERWVAMDRAFVPASDAFFLRHGGDAMMARGVHDGDWVLIAPSTRARDGDLVAARVGSHVLVRVVQRQGAVLSLTATNGDARELFLGPSDDFSVLGVVTAVFRTWHDAPDVPDADG
- a CDS encoding glutamate--tRNA ligase — its product is MASIGTKRSPSRGANLPRHQADAYRLLDSGAAYHDFTTAQELDHLRWEAEARGEQFHFDRRMAELSPEELQARLDRGDPYTIRFRVPEGATGWVDLVHGHIEFPNKDIDDFIILRSDGTPIYNLAVVSDDIAMGITLVMRGDDHISNTPKQILLYEALGAALPTFAHLPMIHGMDGKKLSKRHGATAVGDYRELGILPDAMCNFLALLGWSPGGDREVMTRQELIDYFSAHGLLKKAAVFDAKKLEWMNGQHLAQAPIGPLDAYLRPFVVEAGLATAEELEARTDWWHRLLELLRVRARTVPELVAQCRPYFLDDFAYDADAVAKQWKDASASADLLRAVRDCLAASEWSAEAMEGALRSLGEQRGVGAGKIFQPMRVALTGVAATPGIFDVLLAIGRDRSLARLDRAVVHLSAPGSGT
- a CDS encoding HAD hydrolase family protein, whose amino-acid sequence is MTRPAPSRDGAVALICLDVDGTLLGAAGAVRDGVWDALARARDAGVQLAICSGRPGFGVTRDLALRVDAAGWHCFQNGASVLHLGSGGSQSSALAPETVSMLVARARACDRPLELYSDDEYVTESVSEIARVHASLLGLAFAPRAFESLPPPVVRAQWLLAHDELAAVLAEPHPGLEVSPSLGPALPDHVFVNLTRTGVDKGSAVRAIATAYGVALENVMYVGDGLNDTPALRLVGWPVAMGNAEPPALALARHVVGNVEDDGVVQAVAMALATRA